Proteins from one Shewanella pealeana ATCC 700345 genomic window:
- the pnuC gene encoding nicotinamide riboside transporter PnuC: MSEFWLTLANSVTAAFGEAQALTAWEAVAVLLAMAYLILAMKGNIWCWAAAFISTAIYTVLFWKVSLLMESVLNVYYMAMAIYGYWMWKRGGKEHDGVNIVSWRLSTHLKLIAVTTIIALLIGHFMATQTQAAFPYLDAATTCFAVMTTYLVAKKVLENWIYWFVIDAVSIYLYISKGLMLTAILFVLYIGMVVFGYMMWRSKMKDQQAADEISLSAGAV, encoded by the coding sequence ATGTCAGAATTTTGGCTAACATTAGCCAATAGCGTTACGGCCGCTTTTGGTGAGGCTCAAGCGCTAACGGCGTGGGAGGCGGTGGCAGTATTATTAGCCATGGCTTATCTTATACTGGCAATGAAAGGCAACATCTGGTGTTGGGCTGCAGCCTTTATCAGTACCGCCATCTATACGGTATTATTTTGGAAAGTGTCATTGCTAATGGAGTCTGTCCTTAATGTCTACTATATGGCAATGGCCATATATGGCTATTGGATGTGGAAGCGAGGAGGTAAGGAACATGATGGGGTCAACATCGTTTCATGGAGGCTATCCACTCACCTTAAATTAATCGCTGTGACGACTATAATCGCACTGCTTATTGGTCACTTTATGGCGACGCAAACTCAGGCGGCTTTTCCCTATCTCGACGCCGCGACAACTTGTTTTGCTGTGATGACCACCTATCTGGTTGCTAAGAAAGTCTTAGAAAATTGGATTTACTGGTTTGTTATCGATGCCGTTTCTATCTATTTGTACATCAGTAAAGGCTTGATGTTAACCGCGATTCTTTTTGTGCTCTATATCGGTATGGTGGTGTTTGGCTATATGATGTGGCGCAGTAAGATGAAAGATCAGCAAGCGGCCGATGAGATATCACTCTCTGCAGGCGCGGTATAA
- a CDS encoding YkoF family thiamine/hydroxymethylpyrimidine-binding protein, with protein sequence MKLTAEISCYPLQDNYLDPIKWFIARVDSYENIQRVTNAMATQVVGEYSDVMSMLAIEMQAAHEKFGKAVFVCKFIGGELNLSHSE encoded by the coding sequence ATGAAATTAACAGCAGAAATTAGTTGCTACCCACTACAAGATAACTATTTAGACCCTATTAAGTGGTTTATCGCTCGTGTCGATTCTTACGAGAATATTCAACGTGTTACCAATGCAATGGCCACTCAAGTCGTTGGTGAATACAGCGACGTGATGTCAATGCTCGCTATTGAGATGCAAGCGGCGCATGAAAAGTTTGGTAAAGCTGTGTTCGTATGTAAGTTTATTGGTGGTGAACTAAATTTAAGTCATAGCGAATAA
- a CDS encoding ABC transporter ATP-binding protein gives MIKVHQLKKEYPMGDSCVKALNGVSFSIARNEFVAIMGPSGSGKSTLMNIIGCLDKPTSGSYSLNEQAVAELDDDALSAVRNKEIGFVFQSFHLLPRLSALQNVLLPLRFSASPVQDTDYAHELLKRVGLDTRHDHRPNQLSGGQRQRVAIARSLVNRPAILLADEPTGALDSKTSVEIMALFTELHKAGQTIILVTHEEEVAAYAQRIIRMRDGDIVEIEERGENAA, from the coding sequence ATGATTAAAGTTCATCAATTAAAAAAAGAATATCCCATGGGAGACAGCTGCGTGAAAGCGCTCAATGGGGTAAGCTTCTCTATCGCGAGAAATGAGTTTGTTGCCATCATGGGGCCATCTGGGTCAGGGAAGTCAACATTAATGAACATCATTGGCTGTCTAGACAAGCCGACGTCGGGTAGCTATAGCCTGAACGAACAAGCGGTGGCCGAGTTAGATGATGATGCCTTGTCTGCTGTACGTAACAAGGAGATTGGTTTTGTGTTTCAAAGCTTCCACTTGTTACCCCGTTTATCTGCTTTGCAAAATGTGTTGTTGCCCTTAAGGTTCTCAGCTTCACCTGTTCAAGATACCGATTATGCCCATGAGTTACTCAAGCGAGTCGGTCTCGATACTCGCCATGATCATAGACCCAATCAGTTATCGGGTGGACAAAGACAGCGTGTGGCCATTGCTCGCTCTTTAGTGAATCGACCTGCAATCCTATTAGCCGATGAGCCCACTGGCGCGCTAGACAGTAAAACCTCGGTCGAGATCATGGCGCTGTTTACTGAGTTACATAAAGCCGGACAAACCATCATCTTAGTGACTCATGAAGAAGAGGTTGCCGCTTATGCCCAGCGTATTATTCGTATGCGCGATGGTGACATCGTCGAGATAGAAGAAAGAGGTGAAAATGCCGCTTAA
- a CDS encoding phosphotransferase, with amino-acid sequence MHFPLASILSAYLEQAQLSQVSLIAPLTQGLSNQNYYIRGLHPSKPRAAEWVLRINSWASSQICNRQHEVLNWQLASQAKLAPQLVYVSPDKQFYLSEFFAQNEQRCWSDLITANASHPIVTMQELWPGAEYKLLELLNGLKKLPAPNNVMGFDEQWQVYQRRLELMQQQLRTHKLKSLEVESWLDLHSQLVALKQQVGDMLARLAGCLVNLQFSHRDLNPYNILVVEDKLKCIDFEYACSSHPLSDLASVIASHSLSSEQRRWLIENYLSEHPNLNSKAGNAVPAAVDLYWVFAVCWALQMAFDCLDGDSLNSNSLNNDGLPPDEAIAVSRPSCADYLTYGKQYRDLIASCV; translated from the coding sequence ATGCATTTCCCTTTAGCAAGCATATTGTCAGCATATCTTGAGCAAGCACAGCTTTCACAAGTCAGTTTGATCGCACCTTTAACCCAAGGGCTGAGTAATCAAAATTACTATATTCGAGGCTTACACCCAAGTAAGCCTCGCGCCGCAGAGTGGGTATTAAGAATTAACAGCTGGGCAAGCTCGCAGATCTGTAATCGTCAGCATGAGGTGCTTAATTGGCAACTGGCGAGTCAGGCTAAACTCGCTCCTCAACTTGTTTATGTTAGTCCTGACAAGCAGTTCTACCTCAGTGAATTTTTTGCTCAAAACGAGCAGCGCTGCTGGAGCGATTTGATTACCGCCAATGCATCACACCCTATAGTCACGATGCAAGAGCTGTGGCCGGGAGCTGAGTACAAGTTGCTAGAGTTACTCAATGGCCTGAAGAAGCTTCCAGCTCCTAACAATGTGATGGGGTTTGATGAGCAGTGGCAGGTTTACCAACGTAGACTTGAGCTGATGCAACAGCAGTTGAGAACACATAAGCTCAAGTCCCTAGAAGTTGAGTCTTGGCTAGATTTACATAGTCAGCTAGTGGCACTAAAACAGCAAGTTGGAGACATGTTAGCAAGGTTAGCCGGTTGTCTGGTTAATCTGCAGTTTAGCCATAGGGACCTGAACCCATATAATATTTTAGTCGTTGAAGATAAGCTCAAATGCATCGATTTCGAATATGCCTGTAGTTCCCACCCCTTGTCTGATTTAGCCTCGGTTATTGCCAGTCATTCGCTGTCGTCAGAGCAGCGCCGCTGGTTAATTGAAAACTACTTAAGTGAGCATCCAAACCTGAATTCAAAGGCGGGTAATGCAGTGCCGGCGGCGGTAGATCTCTATTGGGTCTTCGCTGTGTGCTGGGCACTGCAAATGGCATTCGATTGCTTGGATGGTGATAGTTTAAATAGTAATAGTTTGAATAATGACGGGCTACCCCCTGATGAAGCTATCGCTGTAAGCCGCCCCTCGTGCGCCGATTACTTAACCTATGGGAAGCAGTATCGAGATTTAATCGCCAGCTGCGTTTAA
- a CDS encoding NAD(P)H nitroreductase, whose protein sequence is MDALELLLTRQSTPRLIAPAPNPQQLQTILDAATRAPDHAGLTPWEFIIAEEDGLARLGEVFVKALQAKGADEDLIAKAKNMPLRAPMVITVVAKVIEHPKVPALEQQLAAGCAVMAMQQAAFAQGLGGIWRTGELAFDANVYQLLGLQSTDQIVGFLYLGTPAIKAPTKTLKDGKSFARYL, encoded by the coding sequence TTGGACGCATTAGAATTATTGTTAACTCGCCAATCTACCCCAAGACTCATCGCACCAGCACCTAATCCACAGCAACTGCAAACTATCTTAGACGCAGCAACTCGTGCACCAGATCATGCGGGTCTGACACCTTGGGAATTTATTATTGCCGAGGAGGATGGCCTAGCTCGACTTGGGGAGGTTTTTGTCAAAGCATTGCAGGCGAAAGGAGCCGATGAAGACTTAATTGCTAAGGCAAAGAATATGCCCCTAAGGGCGCCAATGGTGATTACTGTTGTGGCTAAGGTAATTGAACACCCAAAAGTTCCCGCGCTAGAGCAACAACTTGCAGCAGGATGCGCTGTGATGGCAATGCAACAAGCGGCCTTTGCTCAAGGCTTAGGCGGTATATGGCGTACAGGAGAGTTGGCCTTCGATGCTAACGTGTATCAATTACTTGGGTTACAAAGTACCGATCAAATTGTAGGGTTTCTCTACCTAGGCACTCCAGCGATAAAAGCCCCGACCAAAACACTTAAAGATGGCAAGAGCTTCGCTCGATATTTATAG
- a CDS encoding HlyD family secretion protein — protein sequence MPLNVINTPKVKFKRGNKYFNFALGFSIVLLTSSSVVTEAVASTESQSVAALANHGYAPNEGELMPLLLTGQVASVVSQAFIVPKAGDTWLYQIQWMAPEGSLVKPGEVVLIFDKSEIDSRIEQLEGSLLRVKAQEQSQSIELNAQLLQAEFELKQAKLELEKAVLDASVPADFIAAKDYADFQFNKLKAESELSKKHQALAEIQDKRKASLSQLSIDKQRAELELAQALLGLEQLEIRADIAGPVLYSRDPWTDKKYAVGDNARIGRQVVTIPALNNLEIIAWVNEVDVDRIKLGEPVRLRLDSQTQVTLSGNVADVSRQAKKQPAWGNSNWFRVSIKFKVDKRVEIIPGMSVLVEAGVTPS from the coding sequence ATGCCGCTTAATGTTATAAACACCCCAAAGGTTAAATTTAAGCGGGGCAATAAGTACTTCAATTTCGCGCTTGGCTTTTCCATCGTCTTATTGACCAGTTCAAGTGTCGTAACAGAGGCCGTCGCCAGCACTGAGTCTCAGAGCGTTGCTGCTTTGGCAAATCATGGTTATGCACCAAATGAAGGTGAACTCATGCCTTTACTGCTCACAGGCCAAGTCGCTTCAGTAGTTTCCCAAGCTTTTATTGTACCTAAGGCTGGCGATACCTGGCTTTACCAAATTCAATGGATGGCACCTGAAGGTAGTCTGGTAAAACCTGGTGAAGTGGTGCTTATCTTCGATAAAAGTGAAATTGACAGTCGTATCGAGCAGTTGGAAGGAAGTTTATTAAGGGTGAAAGCCCAGGAGCAAAGCCAATCTATTGAGCTAAATGCACAGTTATTACAAGCAGAGTTTGAGTTGAAACAAGCTAAATTAGAGCTTGAGAAGGCCGTACTCGATGCCTCTGTTCCCGCCGATTTCATTGCCGCTAAAGATTATGCCGATTTTCAGTTTAATAAATTGAAAGCCGAGTCTGAATTGTCAAAGAAGCATCAAGCATTAGCCGAAATTCAAGATAAGCGTAAGGCGTCATTGTCACAGCTCTCAATCGATAAACAGCGTGCAGAGCTAGAGCTTGCTCAGGCGCTATTAGGGCTTGAGCAACTAGAAATTCGCGCCGATATTGCCGGGCCAGTACTTTATTCAAGAGATCCATGGACAGATAAGAAATATGCCGTAGGAGACAATGCCAGAATAGGCAGGCAAGTGGTGACGATCCCTGCGTTAAACAATCTCGAAATTATCGCTTGGGTAAATGAGGTGGATGTAGATCGTATTAAACTGGGAGAACCTGTACGCCTAAGGCTTGATTCTCAAACTCAAGTTACGCTCAGTGGTAATGTTGCCGACGTTAGCCGTCAGGCTAAGAAGCAGCCTGCATGGGGGAACAGCAACTGGTTTAGAGTATCGATAAAATTTAAGGTCGACAAGCGAGTGGAGATTATTCCAGGTATGAGCGTGTTAGTTGAAGCAGGAGTGACCCCCTCATGA
- a CDS encoding HvfX family Cu-binding RiPP maturation protein, with translation MQFVNLYQKFLSTLKYGEGLAPLALRLYLAPVLMQAGYNKLSHFSDSAAWFGNPDWGLGLPFPEVMVALAAGTEFFGGALLVVGLATRLVSIPLAFTMLVAAFSVHIENGWLAIADSSSWLANENVLASAEKLQQAKQILQDNGNYEWLTSSGNLVILNNGIEFAITYLFMLLALVFMGGGRYTSLDYYIARRNDIA, from the coding sequence ATGCAATTTGTTAATTTATATCAAAAGTTTTTAAGCACGTTAAAGTATGGTGAAGGACTTGCGCCACTTGCGCTACGTCTGTATTTAGCCCCTGTATTGATGCAAGCCGGATATAATAAACTTTCCCACTTTAGTGACTCCGCAGCTTGGTTTGGTAACCCAGACTGGGGACTTGGACTACCGTTTCCAGAGGTGATGGTTGCACTTGCCGCTGGTACAGAGTTTTTTGGTGGTGCCTTGCTGGTGGTAGGTTTGGCGACTCGACTCGTCTCAATTCCTTTAGCCTTCACCATGTTAGTCGCAGCTTTTAGTGTACATATTGAAAATGGCTGGCTGGCGATTGCTGACTCAAGCTCTTGGCTGGCAAATGAGAATGTTCTCGCCTCGGCCGAGAAGTTGCAGCAGGCTAAACAAATTCTACAAGACAATGGTAACTACGAATGGTTAACCAGCTCAGGTAACTTGGTGATCTTAAATAATGGTATTGAGTTTGCCATTACGTATTTGTTTATGCTTTTAGCTCTAGTGTTTATGGGGGGAGGACGTTACACCAGCCTTGATTACTATATCGCTAGGCGCAATGATATTGCCTAG
- a CDS encoding efflux RND transporter periplasmic adaptor subunit, which produces MKLTLISGFVFGALLTGCSDTVTTQVESGILEQQIEVTGELVSANTVNLKPPALRRVWQYQVKMLAPEGSEVNKGDRVAQLDTSNLSQRLSVKAAELETTIQDIETSKLRNAKKLEELKLELAEAKMNQEKSQMKVDISDETVSAIDEQKYLRDAVIAKDRVKLINQKIELELKGAEQRMKMLAGDQQKFAAEVSTLEKGIKSMTLIAPRAGMVVYGNDQQGNKVAEGQNIFVGDSVLSIPDLQHMQVNMTIPEVEAGRVKIGQKLKIRLDANPEKSFNGEITELGAVFRVKNQDVPLVIFDAVASISEPDTELMRPGMTAKISIDIANNSPELLLALDAVHYERGKAYVLLPGIFNDTKQYVGLGSMGKERVAITSGLKEGEEVLLP; this is translated from the coding sequence ATGAAGTTGACCCTAATTAGTGGATTCGTGTTTGGCGCACTATTAACCGGTTGCTCAGACACGGTTACCACCCAAGTCGAGTCAGGTATTCTAGAACAGCAGATTGAAGTAACAGGAGAGTTGGTTTCGGCTAATACCGTGAACCTAAAGCCGCCAGCTCTGCGCCGCGTCTGGCAATATCAAGTGAAGATGTTGGCTCCAGAAGGCAGTGAGGTTAACAAGGGGGATAGAGTCGCGCAGCTAGATACCTCTAACTTGAGCCAAAGGCTATCGGTCAAGGCGGCTGAATTAGAGACAACGATTCAGGATATCGAAACCTCGAAGCTTAGAAATGCTAAGAAACTTGAGGAGCTCAAACTTGAGCTGGCCGAAGCTAAGATGAATCAAGAGAAGAGTCAGATGAAAGTCGACATTTCAGATGAAACCGTTTCGGCTATCGATGAACAGAAATACTTAAGAGATGCCGTTATCGCCAAAGATCGCGTCAAACTCATTAATCAAAAAATTGAGCTTGAGCTCAAAGGTGCCGAACAGCGAATGAAAATGCTGGCAGGCGACCAACAAAAGTTTGCCGCCGAAGTGTCCACTCTAGAGAAAGGGATTAAGTCGATGACACTTATTGCGCCCCGAGCTGGCATGGTGGTTTACGGCAACGACCAGCAGGGCAACAAGGTGGCCGAAGGCCAAAATATCTTTGTTGGTGACTCTGTATTAAGTATTCCGGATCTGCAACATATGCAGGTCAATATGACCATTCCTGAGGTAGAAGCTGGGCGGGTTAAGATTGGTCAAAAACTCAAAATTCGTCTCGATGCTAACCCAGAGAAGAGCTTTAATGGTGAAATCACCGAACTTGGCGCCGTATTTAGGGTGAAGAATCAAGATGTGCCCTTGGTGATTTTTGATGCTGTCGCTAGCATTAGCGAGCCTGATACCGAGCTGATGCGCCCAGGGATGACGGCGAAAATTAGCATAGATATTGCCAATAACAGTCCTGAATTATTATTGGCTCTCGATGCCGTGCATTATGAGCGCGGTAAGGCTTATGTCTTACTCCCGGGGATATTTAATGACACTAAGCAGTACGTCGGCCTTGGTTCTATGGGCAAGGAGCGTGTAGCGATTACCTCCGGATTAAAAGAGGGTGAGGAGGTATTACTGCCATGA
- a CDS encoding TonB-dependent receptor, whose product MLTLKTYSPVALAIIAAISSPNALANELGSPVSDDIEVMVVTSDFRGSALEKMPSSVTVIDQQQIEDEGAQHFEDILNNIANFNWSGGSSRPKYFQIRGVGEQEEYQGAPNSSVGFVVDDIDLSGLGMVSSMYDLQQVEVLRGPQGTRYGANALAGLIYLKSNDPTDVFENGAEVSLGDDNLQTFSGFSSGPLTDSGNLLYRVSLQQHQQDGYRDNLYLDRSDTNNRDEFTGRAKLRWYATDDLAIDLTLLHANYDNGYDAWTLDNNGFDTLTDAPGEDKQRTTGSSLKFTYTGAQNFELTSLTSFANSDTRHNYDGDWANPDYWESRDCGGVPCEYEYNWDKKGERKTVTQEFRLSSTESGRIFADSTDWLIGVYGMDLQEDNETIDSYSQLSAEYEARNYAVFAQLDSDLGASYALSVGLRAERRDSDYSDSAGDSFDPSETMWGGHIALSKALAENHESYIRVARGYKAGGFNMSLPIELADKKEYDTEILYNYEIGLKSTWLDGQASTNLALFYMDRQDQQVAASQQSTVPGEEGNFILFTENAGSSHNYGAELEGNWYATDNLNLYGSVGWLETEYGDYQYEDKYGTLVDLSGRELAHSPNFTFSLGATYRSDNGWFANLNTSGKSDFYYSDSNESKSDAYQIFNAKLGYEADIWSVYLWGRNLFDEKYGVRGFYFGNEPDLDWADKQYIRYGDPRQIGMTFNVKFL is encoded by the coding sequence ATGTTAACTCTAAAAACTTATTCGCCAGTCGCCCTCGCGATTATTGCTGCTATTTCCTCTCCCAATGCACTTGCTAATGAGCTGGGTTCACCTGTGAGCGATGACATCGAAGTCATGGTGGTCACTTCCGACTTTCGCGGCAGCGCACTCGAAAAAATGCCATCGAGTGTCACAGTTATCGATCAGCAGCAAATTGAAGATGAGGGAGCGCAGCACTTCGAAGATATCCTCAATAATATCGCCAACTTTAACTGGTCTGGTGGTAGCTCTCGGCCTAAGTATTTCCAAATTCGTGGTGTCGGCGAGCAGGAAGAGTACCAAGGCGCACCAAATTCTTCAGTAGGCTTTGTGGTTGATGATATCGATCTGTCTGGTTTAGGCATGGTGTCTAGCATGTATGACTTGCAACAAGTTGAAGTGCTACGAGGGCCTCAGGGGACACGTTATGGGGCTAATGCACTAGCGGGTCTTATCTATCTGAAGAGCAATGATCCAACGGATGTTTTTGAAAATGGGGCAGAGGTGTCATTGGGTGATGACAATCTACAAACCTTCAGTGGTTTCAGCTCTGGTCCGTTAACCGATTCTGGCAATCTGCTTTATCGTGTCTCACTGCAGCAACATCAACAAGATGGCTACCGAGACAATCTTTATCTTGACCGTAGCGACACCAATAACCGCGATGAATTTACCGGCCGCGCAAAACTTCGTTGGTACGCAACCGATGACTTAGCAATTGATTTAACCTTGCTGCATGCCAACTACGACAATGGTTATGACGCCTGGACATTAGACAATAATGGCTTCGATACCTTAACCGATGCTCCGGGTGAGGATAAACAGCGCACTACGGGCTCTTCACTTAAGTTTACCTATACAGGTGCACAGAATTTCGAGCTGACCTCTCTCACATCATTTGCAAATTCTGATACTCGTCATAATTACGATGGTGACTGGGCAAATCCTGATTATTGGGAAAGTCGAGATTGCGGTGGTGTGCCTTGTGAATATGAATATAACTGGGATAAGAAAGGCGAAAGAAAGACTGTAACTCAAGAGTTTAGATTATCTTCTACCGAATCGGGTCGCATTTTTGCCGATAGTACCGACTGGCTAATTGGCGTTTATGGCATGGATCTGCAAGAGGATAACGAAACCATAGACAGTTACAGTCAGTTATCCGCCGAGTATGAGGCGCGAAATTACGCCGTGTTTGCTCAATTAGACTCTGATTTAGGCGCAAGTTATGCACTTTCCGTCGGTCTGCGTGCCGAGCGTAGAGACAGTGATTATAGTGACTCAGCAGGCGACAGTTTTGATCCAAGTGAAACCATGTGGGGCGGCCATATTGCCCTTAGCAAGGCGTTAGCTGAAAACCATGAGTCATACATACGTGTGGCACGTGGCTATAAAGCCGGTGGCTTTAACATGTCGCTACCGATTGAGTTAGCTGACAAGAAAGAATACGACACAGAGATCCTTTACAACTATGAGATAGGTTTGAAGTCTACTTGGCTAGATGGTCAGGCAAGCACTAACTTAGCGCTATTCTATATGGATAGACAAGATCAGCAGGTGGCGGCGTCACAGCAATCAACTGTGCCGGGTGAAGAGGGTAACTTTATTCTGTTTACCGAAAATGCAGGTAGCTCACATAACTATGGGGCTGAATTAGAGGGTAATTGGTACGCGACCGATAACCTGAATTTATACGGCAGTGTCGGCTGGCTTGAAACCGAATATGGTGATTACCAGTACGAAGATAAGTATGGCACCCTGGTTGATCTATCTGGTCGAGAACTTGCGCACTCACCTAACTTTACCTTCAGCCTAGGGGCAACTTACCGTAGTGACAACGGCTGGTTTGCAAACCTTAACACTAGCGGTAAGAGTGATTTTTACTACTCAGACAGTAATGAATCTAAATCTGATGCGTATCAGATTTTTAATGCCAAATTGGGTTACGAGGCTGACATCTGGTCTGTTTACCTGTGGGGGCGTAATTTATTTGATGAAAAATACGGTGTTCGCGGTTTCTACTTCGGTAATGAACCCGATTTAGATTGGGCCGATAAGCAATATATACGTTATGGCGATCCGCGCCAGATTGGTATGACGTTTAACGTTAAGTTTTTGTAA
- a CDS encoding GNAT family N-acetyltransferase: MNEEARETSLVGEHIVLEPLSLEHQAALSIAVADGNLWELWYTSAPHPDDMKAYIETALATETRGEALAFAVRDRYSGEIVGCTRICNWQQQHRRLEIGYTWYSKSAQRSAVNTEAKLLLLSYAFETLDVMAVEFRTHVQNQVSRQAICRLGANQDGILRNHQILKNGTIRDTVVYSIIDSEWPDIKLGLKDKLSAYQE; the protein is encoded by the coding sequence GTGAACGAAGAAGCAAGAGAAACCAGTTTAGTAGGTGAGCATATCGTCCTAGAGCCTTTATCTCTGGAGCATCAAGCTGCGTTAAGTATTGCCGTTGCTGATGGTAATTTATGGGAACTTTGGTACACATCTGCGCCTCATCCAGACGATATGAAGGCCTATATCGAAACGGCGTTAGCGACCGAAACCAGAGGAGAAGCGCTGGCTTTTGCTGTACGTGATCGCTACTCGGGTGAGATTGTGGGCTGCACTCGGATCTGTAACTGGCAGCAGCAACATCGTCGACTAGAAATCGGTTACACTTGGTATTCAAAGAGTGCACAGCGCTCGGCGGTCAACACCGAGGCCAAATTACTGCTGCTGAGTTACGCTTTCGAAACGTTAGATGTAATGGCCGTTGAGTTTAGAACCCATGTTCAGAATCAAGTATCTCGTCAAGCGATATGTCGCTTAGGCGCCAATCAAGACGGTATCCTACGCAACCATCAAATATTAAAAAATGGCACCATCAGAGACACTGTGGTGTATTCAATCATAGATTCTGAATGGCCTGATATAAAGCTGGGGTTAAAAGATAAGTTATCTGCTTATCAGGAATAG
- a CDS encoding efflux RND transporter periplasmic adaptor subunit → MRTVLLTSVLAAAALGLTACGDSGSAGVLTVEVNRSDFKVDIPASGELEASNSTTINVPTGLRGPQSLAWIIDNFSDVKAGDVVAKMDSTRESFRLEMEQLDYDRLGLDSQIQTQKDKTIDKSLNTDTKVTAQEQDLADRFFSEDERVYTRIDIIDQMRNQDYLEAKMEFYDWGLSQHGSQAQAEQELIKLKQKGHKAKMNRYSNNLKQMEIVAPHDGLFVSQAGWNGALPVAGDMMWSGVTIGLLPDTSKMQAKLYVLESEALGLAIDKPVTLYLDAYPELPITGTLTQLDALAKAKEQDSPVNYFQITVTLDKTLEEIMQPGRQVNAMVHALDLNDVITVPNQALFQKSGEYWVYIKTSAGFAKRSVKLGNRSLNRTVVTEGLEQGDTIALTTPPKRNRV, encoded by the coding sequence GTGCGCACTGTACTGTTAACCAGTGTATTGGCCGCCGCTGCGCTCGGCCTAACTGCTTGTGGTGATTCAGGGAGTGCTGGCGTATTAACCGTTGAAGTGAATCGATCTGATTTTAAGGTGGATATCCCTGCATCGGGCGAGCTAGAGGCCAGTAATTCGACCACCATCAATGTGCCTACAGGCCTTCGTGGACCACAATCTCTCGCCTGGATTATCGATAATTTCAGTGACGTTAAAGCGGGGGATGTCGTCGCTAAAATGGATTCGACCCGAGAGAGTTTTCGTTTGGAGATGGAACAGCTCGATTACGACCGTTTAGGTTTAGATAGCCAAATCCAAACGCAAAAAGACAAGACTATAGATAAGAGTTTAAACACAGACACTAAAGTGACTGCACAGGAACAAGATTTAGCCGATCGCTTTTTCAGTGAAGATGAACGGGTTTATACCAGAATCGATATTATCGATCAGATGCGAAACCAAGATTATCTCGAAGCTAAGATGGAGTTCTATGATTGGGGCTTAAGCCAGCATGGCTCTCAAGCGCAAGCGGAGCAAGAGCTGATAAAGCTGAAGCAGAAAGGTCATAAGGCTAAGATGAATCGCTACTCCAATAATTTAAAACAGATGGAGATAGTTGCGCCCCATGACGGTTTATTTGTGTCGCAAGCGGGTTGGAATGGCGCCTTGCCTGTTGCGGGAGACATGATGTGGTCGGGGGTGACCATTGGCTTACTCCCCGATACTTCAAAGATGCAGGCCAAACTGTATGTTCTAGAATCTGAGGCCCTAGGTTTAGCCATTGATAAGCCCGTTACCTTATATCTCGATGCTTATCCAGAATTGCCGATAACAGGCACGCTGACTCAACTCGATGCACTGGCAAAAGCGAAAGAGCAAGACAGTCCAGTTAACTATTTCCAGATCACGGTAACGCTCGATAAAACCTTAGAAGAGATCATGCAGCCTGGGCGGCAAGTTAATGCAATGGTGCATGCTTTGGATCTTAATGATGTGATTACTGTGCCTAATCAGGCGTTATTTCAAAAGTCTGGAGAGTATTGGGTCTACATCAAGACATCAGCAGGCTTTGCTAAGCGTAGCGTTAAATTAGGTAACCGCAGCTTAAATAGAACGGTTGTTACTGAAGGATTAGAGCAAGGCGATACCATCGCGCTGACCACACCGCCGAAGAGGAATCGAGTATGA